Proteins encoded by one window of Mesorhizobium sp. INR15:
- the rplT gene encoding 50S ribosomal protein L20 — protein MARVKRGVTSHAKHKKVLKAAKGFYGRRKNTIRIAKQAVEKSLQYAYRDRKNRKRSFRALWIQRINAATHEHGLTYGRFIDGLNKSGIEIDRKILSDMAIHEPQAFAALVAKAKVALEYLKNTTPNAFESAVA, from the coding sequence ATGGCACGCGTAAAGAGAGGCGTCACCTCGCACGCCAAGCACAAGAAGGTCCTGAAAGCCGCTAAGGGTTTCTACGGCCGTCGCAAGAACACCATCCGCATCGCCAAGCAGGCGGTGGAAAAGTCGCTGCAGTACGCTTATCGCGACCGCAAGAACCGCAAGCGCTCGTTCCGCGCGCTGTGGATCCAGCGCATCAACGCCGCGACCCACGAACACGGCCTGACCTATGGCCGCTTCATTGACGGCCTCAACAAGTCTGGCATCGAGATTGACCGCAAGATCCTGTCGGACATGGCCATCCACGAGCCGCAGGCTTTCGCCGCTCTGGTCGCCAAGGCCAAGGTTGCGCTTGAATATCTTAAGAACACCACCCCGAACGCTTTTGAAAGCGCTGTCGCTTAA
- the rpmI gene encoding 50S ribosomal protein L35: MPKMKTKSAAKKRFKITGTGKVLSAAAGKRHGMIKRSNKFIRNARGTMVLAEPDGKKVIKNFLPNGL; this comes from the coding sequence ATGCCCAAGATGAAGACCAAATCGGCCGCCAAGAAGCGGTTCAAGATCACAGGTACGGGTAAAGTCCTGTCGGCTGCGGCCGGCAAGCGTCACGGCATGATCAAGCGTTCCAACAAGTTCATTCGAAATGCCCGCGGCACGATGGTTCTGGCTGAACCGGATGGCAAGAAGGTCATCAAGAATTTTCTTCCGAACGGTCTCTAG
- a CDS encoding isoprenylcysteine carboxylmethyltransferase family protein, whose protein sequence is MDTEYKYGLGNYQQMRRLVLAVLVIVLFAALLFGQSTFPPDTPVHETIEMFGVLLIFLGIVGRLWSTLYIGGRKSAEVVTGGPYSISRNPLYVFSTVAAAGVGAQIGSFSGIILFAVLCAGAFHIVILREEKFLKEALGAPYQAYLKRVPRFFPKLSLYQEGDTGSFKPRLLLTTLLDGLVFLVALPAFELIDGAQQSGMLPVWFTLP, encoded by the coding sequence TTGGACACAGAATACAAATACGGGCTGGGCAACTACCAGCAGATGCGCCGCCTGGTGCTCGCGGTGCTCGTGATCGTGCTGTTCGCGGCACTGCTTTTCGGCCAGTCGACTTTCCCGCCGGACACACCGGTGCACGAAACGATCGAGATGTTCGGCGTGCTGCTGATCTTCCTCGGCATTGTCGGCCGCTTGTGGTCGACGCTCTATATTGGTGGCCGCAAATCGGCGGAAGTGGTGACTGGCGGCCCCTATTCGATCAGCCGCAATCCGCTCTATGTGTTCTCGACCGTGGCAGCTGCCGGCGTCGGCGCGCAGATCGGCTCGTTCTCCGGCATCATTCTCTTCGCGGTTCTGTGCGCGGGCGCCTTCCATATCGTCATCCTGCGCGAGGAGAAGTTTCTCAAGGAAGCGCTCGGCGCGCCGTACCAAGCTTATCTGAAAAGGGTGCCGCGCTTCTTCCCGAAACTTTCGCTCTACCAGGAGGGCGATACCGGCAGCTTCAAGCCGCGCCTGCTTTTGACCACGCTGCTCGACGGTCTGGTGTTTCTGGTCGCGCTGCCGGCCTTCGAACTGATCGACGGCGCCCAGCAGTCCGGCATGTTGCCGGTATGGTTTACGCTTCCCTGA
- the infC gene encoding translation initiation factor IF-3, with product MRRPFKAAAPTKDGPRSNRDIRVPRVQLIDAEGQNRGDVSINDALLLAEEAGLDLVEISPNAIPPVVKILDLGKLKYANQKKAAEARKNQKVIEIKEIKMRPNIDSHDYETKMKAVRRFFEEGDKVKLTLRFRGREMAHMELGMQLLNKVREEVATIAKVEAEPKLEGRQMMMVLSPR from the coding sequence ATTCGCAGACCTTTCAAAGCAGCGGCGCCGACCAAGGATGGCCCGCGCTCCAATCGTGATATCCGGGTTCCCCGGGTCCAGCTAATTGACGCCGAAGGCCAGAACCGCGGCGATGTTTCCATCAACGACGCATTGTTGCTCGCCGAAGAGGCTGGGCTCGATCTGGTCGAGATATCGCCCAACGCGATACCGCCCGTCGTCAAAATCCTCGATCTGGGCAAGCTGAAATACGCCAACCAGAAGAAGGCGGCTGAAGCGCGCAAGAATCAGAAGGTCATCGAGATCAAGGAGATCAAGATGCGCCCCAACATCGACAGTCACGACTACGAGACCAAGATGAAGGCTGTCCGGCGCTTCTTCGAGGAAGGCGACAAGGTCAAGCTGACTTTGCGTTTCCGTGGCCGCGAAATGGCCCACATGGAACTCGGCATGCAACTCCTGAACAAGGTGCGCGAGGAAGTGGCGACCATCGCCAAGGTCGAGGCCGAGCCTAAGCTCGAAGGCCGGCAGATGATGATGGTGCTTTCGCCGCGCTAA
- a CDS encoding carboxylesterase has product MTATPPVFLDVGGTEIAVRHAAGSAPGIVWLGGYKSDMLGTKAETLSAWAATEGRAFLRHDYSGHGESGGAFADGTISTWLAQSLAAFRRFSKGKQILVGSSMGAWIALRMVQELRKAGDDSIAGLVLLAPAPDFTAELVEPALTEAQKRDLSEKGFFEEPSDYSAEPYIYTRALIEDGRNNLTMTGPINTHCPVHILQGLADADVPASHALKLVSLLPADDVTLSLIPDGDHRLSRPQDLDMLLRTVGAMVERAG; this is encoded by the coding sequence ATGACAGCCACGCCCCCTGTCTTTCTGGATGTCGGTGGAACTGAAATCGCCGTGCGGCATGCGGCGGGATCGGCGCCCGGCATCGTCTGGCTCGGCGGCTACAAGTCCGACATGCTGGGCACCAAGGCCGAGACGTTGTCGGCATGGGCCGCAACCGAAGGGCGGGCTTTCCTGCGTCACGACTATTCGGGCCACGGCGAATCGGGCGGCGCCTTTGCCGATGGCACCATCTCGACATGGCTGGCGCAAAGCCTCGCCGCCTTCAGGCGTTTCAGCAAGGGCAAACAGATCCTGGTCGGCTCCTCGATGGGCGCCTGGATCGCGCTGCGCATGGTGCAGGAATTGCGCAAGGCGGGTGACGACAGCATCGCCGGGCTGGTGCTGCTGGCGCCCGCGCCCGATTTCACCGCTGAATTGGTCGAACCGGCGCTGACCGAAGCGCAGAAGCGCGACCTCAGCGAAAAAGGCTTCTTCGAGGAGCCTTCCGACTACTCCGCCGAGCCCTACATCTATACGCGCGCGCTCATCGAGGACGGGCGCAACAACCTGACGATGACCGGGCCTATCAACACCCATTGCCCGGTGCACATCCTGCAGGGACTGGCCGACGCCGATGTGCCGGCAAGTCATGCCTTGAAGCTGGTCAGCCTGCTGCCTGCCGACGACGTGACGCTGTCGCTGATCCCAGATGGCGATCATCGCCTGTCGCGGCCGCAGGATCTCGACATGCTGCTGCG